The following proteins are encoded in a genomic region of Desulfosporosinus youngiae DSM 17734:
- a CDS encoding FadR/GntR family transcriptional regulator, which produces MILKPIRTRKIYEQIVDQIGQLVAQGHLKPGDRLPSERELVERFQVSRASIREAISALEMMGLIEVRSGEGTYIRQVNIESVVTPLAWMLFIEKDTDLELYETRKILEVQAAGLAAERAEEDEISDMFEALEIMRKDLELQHLGEDADHHFHYAIARATHNKILFQLMNTLSDTMKKSLKSSRSKLYEHKDTPEKLFNEHVGIYEAIKNHDAAKAQKLMLDHLVGVENHLAKSILLDNQ; this is translated from the coding sequence GTGATATTAAAACCCATTAGAACTCGAAAAATCTATGAGCAGATTGTCGATCAGATCGGTCAATTGGTTGCTCAAGGGCACCTAAAACCTGGCGATCGTCTGCCCTCAGAGCGAGAATTAGTTGAACGGTTTCAGGTTAGCCGGGCATCCATACGAGAAGCTATCAGTGCACTTGAGATGATGGGACTGATCGAAGTTCGTTCCGGTGAAGGAACTTACATTAGGCAGGTTAACATAGAATCTGTAGTTACTCCCCTGGCCTGGATGTTATTTATCGAAAAAGATACAGACCTGGAGCTTTATGAAACACGTAAGATTCTTGAGGTGCAAGCCGCGGGATTAGCGGCCGAAAGAGCTGAAGAAGATGAAATCAGCGATATGTTTGAAGCTCTCGAAATCATGCGTAAAGACCTCGAATTGCAGCACTTGGGGGAAGATGCGGACCATCATTTTCATTATGCAATCGCCAGAGCAACCCATAACAAGATTCTATTTCAGCTTATGAACACACTTTCGGATACTATGAAAAAGTCCCTGAAAAGTAGTCGCAGTAAACTTTACGAACATAAAGACACTCCCGAAAAGTTATTCAATGAGCATGTTGGCATTTATGAGGCGATTAAGAATCATGATGCAGCAAAAGCTCAGAAGCTTATGTTGGATCACTTGGTTGGGGTCGAGAACCATCTCGCGAAGTCAATACTTCTCGATAATCAATAA
- the aroH gene encoding chorismate mutase — protein MVRGIRGATTVNSNDAQEIREVTQELLQMILKENALSPEDLVSVIFTVTPDLNADFPASSARAIGWQLVPLLCSTEIPVPNALPFCIRVLIHVNTNLTQSEIRHIFLRNAAILRKDLVDTDS, from the coding sequence ATGGTTCGAGGAATACGAGGTGCCACAACGGTCAATAGCAATGATGCTCAAGAGATTCGCGAAGTAACTCAGGAGCTTTTACAAATGATTTTAAAGGAAAACGCACTTAGCCCTGAAGACCTGGTCAGTGTCATTTTTACAGTTACGCCGGATTTGAATGCTGACTTTCCCGCTTCAAGCGCGCGAGCCATTGGCTGGCAGTTAGTACCGCTCTTATGTTCGACTGAAATTCCGGTGCCCAATGCACTTCCATTTTGTATTCGAGTGCTGATACACGTTAATACTAACCTTACACAGAGTGAAATCCGACACATCTTTTTGCGTAATGCTGCAATATTACGTAAAGATTTAGTAGATACTGATAGTTGA
- a CDS encoding carboxymuconolactone decarboxylase family protein, whose product MSLDRRTTVIAQISAAVACNALAALRLAITEGLDAGLTKAEIQEVIRLAKDVQQQPISHVSHLTDQIFRDPKKKPHEHSAHCGCGGHHA is encoded by the coding sequence ATGAGTCTTGACCGACGTACTACAGTTATAGCACAGATTTCCGCAGCAGTAGCCTGCAATGCCCTGGCCGCACTCCGTCTTGCGATTACCGAAGGATTGGACGCAGGTTTAACTAAGGCAGAAATCCAAGAAGTTATCCGCTTGGCTAAAGATGTTCAGCAGCAACCTATTTCTCATGTAAGCCATTTAACCGACCAGATCTTCCGCGACCCAAAGAAAAAACCACACGAGCACAGCGCCCACTGCGGGTGCGGCGGACACCATGCTTAG
- the aroA gene encoding 3-phosphoshikimate 1-carboxyvinyltransferase, with protein MGGVFIKPVTKLGGEIKVPGDKSISHRAALFGGMAHGETHVSNFLLGEDCLSTLRCLKQLGVSWERQETEVWIRGEGMGAWQEPIDVLDAGNSGTTLRLMLGALAGSPFTVTMSGDESLRSRPMRRVTDPLKQMGAQIMGRREGNLAPITMKGGQLQGQSFRTAVASAQIKSAIILAGLRAQGETSVEEPALSRDHTERMLRGFGVDVQSDRTVARVHGGGRLNGQAVSVPGDISSAAFFLVLGSLVGQGEIILPDVGVNPTRTGILDVLRAMGADIELLDSSEICGEPRATLRVRPAKLKGIEISGDMIPRLIDEIPILAVAASLAEGETVIRDAAELRVKETDRISTVVKGLNALGAKVEELPDGMRIQGQTTLYGGQASSFGDHRLAMAWAISGMLSREGVSVEDMEAADVSYPEFLTVIKKVAG; from the coding sequence ATGGGCGGTGTGTTTATAAAGCCGGTTACTAAATTAGGCGGTGAAATCAAGGTTCCTGGCGATAAATCGATTTCTCATAGGGCAGCCCTCTTTGGTGGAATGGCCCATGGAGAAACCCATGTTTCAAATTTTCTCCTAGGGGAGGACTGTTTAAGTACGCTTCGTTGTTTGAAACAACTTGGTGTTTCCTGGGAGAGGCAGGAGACGGAGGTTTGGATTCGTGGTGAGGGCATGGGAGCGTGGCAAGAGCCGATAGATGTCCTGGATGCCGGTAATTCAGGAACGACATTAAGGTTAATGCTTGGAGCATTAGCCGGCAGTCCGTTTACTGTCACCATGAGTGGAGATGAGTCTCTTCGCTCACGGCCCATGCGTCGGGTCACAGATCCTCTCAAACAAATGGGTGCTCAGATCATGGGACGCCGGGAAGGTAACTTGGCTCCCATCACGATGAAAGGCGGTCAGTTACAAGGGCAGAGCTTTCGGACCGCCGTTGCCTCGGCTCAAATCAAATCAGCTATTATCCTGGCTGGGCTAAGGGCGCAGGGCGAAACGAGCGTAGAAGAACCCGCTCTTTCTCGGGATCATACTGAACGTATGCTTAGGGGATTCGGAGTCGATGTCCAAAGCGATCGAACAGTGGCAAGAGTTCATGGGGGTGGACGCTTAAACGGCCAAGCAGTTTCCGTACCAGGGGATATCTCCTCAGCTGCCTTCTTTCTTGTCTTAGGAAGTTTAGTTGGACAAGGTGAGATCATCTTGCCGGATGTCGGTGTGAACCCAACTCGTACAGGAATCTTAGACGTATTAAGAGCCATGGGTGCAGATATTGAATTGCTTGACTCCTCTGAAATCTGTGGAGAGCCTAGAGCAACATTACGAGTCCGCCCTGCGAAACTTAAAGGGATTGAAATCTCAGGGGACATGATACCGCGATTAATCGATGAAATCCCTATTCTCGCTGTGGCAGCGAGCCTAGCCGAAGGAGAAACTGTTATTCGGGATGCCGCAGAACTAAGAGTAAAGGAAACGGATCGGATAAGTACAGTCGTCAAGGGATTAAATGCTCTGGGAGCTAAAGTTGAGGAACTCCCTGATGGAATGCGCATCCAAGGACAGACTACTTTGTACGGTGGTCAAGCCAGCAGCTTTGGAGATCACCGCTTGGCCATGGCGTGGGCTATCTCAGGTATGCTGTCTCGAGAAGGGGTCAGCGTAGAAGACATGGAGGCTGCGGATGTATCCTATCCTGAATTTTTAACTGTCATTAAGAAAGTAGCTGGGTAA
- the aroF gene encoding 3-deoxy-7-phosphoheptulonate synthase — translation MKLIARRKDEQQETTTVRVGDVIIGGPQLVVIAGPCAIESYEQLLSTALEVQRLGAVMLRGGAYKPRTSPYSFRGKGETGLEMLAQIKALTGLPVVTEVMDARDIERVAKVADMFQIGSRNMQNYTLLSEVGKTKLPVFLKRGLASTLEEWVYAAEYIMSEGNDQVVLCERGIRTFETYTRNTVDITAIPALKELTHLPVFLDPSHGTGKWSLVSPVALAGIAAGADGLMIEVHPQPNLALSDGDQSLNFERFAELMVRAESLGKAVGREI, via the coding sequence GTGAAACTAATCGCTCGACGGAAGGATGAACAACAGGAAACCACTACAGTTCGAGTGGGAGATGTTATCATCGGGGGTCCTCAGTTGGTTGTTATAGCTGGTCCGTGTGCCATTGAAAGCTATGAGCAGTTATTAAGTACAGCCTTGGAAGTTCAACGCCTTGGAGCAGTCATGCTCAGAGGTGGTGCCTATAAGCCAAGGACTTCTCCATATTCCTTTCGTGGTAAAGGGGAAACCGGTTTGGAAATGTTAGCCCAAATTAAAGCTTTAACCGGTCTTCCGGTGGTCACTGAAGTCATGGATGCGCGTGATATAGAGCGAGTTGCGAAAGTCGCTGATATGTTTCAGATAGGATCCCGAAATATGCAAAATTACACGCTGTTAAGTGAAGTCGGAAAAACCAAGCTTCCGGTTTTCCTAAAACGTGGTTTGGCCTCAACGTTAGAGGAATGGGTTTACGCAGCGGAGTATATCATGTCAGAAGGAAATGACCAGGTCGTTTTATGCGAACGAGGGATTAGAACGTTTGAAACCTATACCCGTAATACGGTTGATATTACTGCGATACCCGCCTTAAAAGAGTTAACACATCTTCCTGTGTTTTTAGATCCCAGCCATGGTACCGGAAAATGGTCGCTGGTCAGCCCGGTTGCTTTAGCAGGGATCGCCGCGGGCGCAGATGGTCTAATGATTGAAGTACATCCCCAACCGAATCTGGCTTTAAGCGATGGAGATCAATCCCTAAACTTTGAACGTTTTGCCGAACTTATGGTTAGAGCAGAATCCTTGGGTAAAGCTGTCGGACGAGAAATTTAA
- a CDS encoding cation:proton antiporter regulatory subunit produces MATIRESDLPGIGRKFLVQTISGDKMVIVIHDDGRRDIYHFEENDPDEIISSISLDDAEARQIGSIIGGMNYMPKALETIEVALDELIIEWLKVEPHYKSVGKCIADLQVREKTGATILAIVEKHKQRINPGPDDIIVTDSTIVAAGVRKQIRALKELLVQG; encoded by the coding sequence ATGGCTACAATTAGAGAATCCGATCTTCCAGGTATAGGCAGAAAATTTCTGGTACAAACAATATCAGGAGATAAAATGGTTATTGTTATTCATGATGATGGCAGAAGAGATATTTATCATTTTGAAGAGAATGATCCTGACGAGATCATCTCCTCAATCTCTTTAGATGATGCAGAGGCCAGGCAGATCGGCTCTATCATTGGTGGAATGAACTATATGCCCAAGGCATTGGAAACTATTGAAGTAGCACTGGATGAATTAATTATTGAATGGCTAAAGGTCGAGCCACATTATAAAAGCGTTGGCAAATGTATCGCTGATTTACAAGTTCGTGAAAAAACTGGTGCTACGATTTTGGCTATTGTAGAGAAGCATAAACAGAGAATTAATCCCGGGCCGGATGACATCATTGTAACAGATTCGACCATTGTTGCGGCTGGAGTGAGAAAGCAAATAAGGGCACTGAAAGAACTCTTAGTACAAGGATAA
- a CDS encoding 4Fe-4S binding protein, whose product MTCQMVYHNGNCLNTKRAYARTCKLCIESCPHQAISDYRQLDTKQCTECGVCMAVCPSDGFVDQTMDKLHNYLFDAEEIVLCCPQAMPVGFEIPCLGILDRDLWMTLMLLAKEKTAKIITGVCADCEDRKACASSVQTFKQVHADWPEHPVVQIQVRPDQGGTVEPEFREGAEPKSVRLQDSRAGWRQKSREKIEEWLPSMAADETYPIPKSRQWLIEAFGASSLDKIPFPALAIDDSCTNCGVCAAICPQGALQKREERNSDQQSSDPTKEEKITSLRLIFEPQKCVQCQRCVETCRSQSLTFNNKPLSQRLLTGKILIHEGGPKYCSQCGKRIFDNGELCLACATSDPEKRGFFTL is encoded by the coding sequence ATGACATGTCAGATGGTATACCACAACGGGAATTGTTTAAATACGAAAAGAGCATATGCCCGTACGTGTAAATTATGTATAGAGAGTTGTCCGCATCAAGCTATCTCAGACTATCGGCAGCTGGATACTAAGCAGTGCACGGAATGTGGCGTATGTATGGCTGTATGTCCCAGTGATGGTTTTGTCGATCAAACCATGGATAAACTCCATAACTACCTTTTTGATGCGGAAGAAATCGTCTTATGTTGTCCCCAGGCAATGCCTGTTGGTTTCGAGATTCCTTGTTTAGGGATACTGGACCGGGATCTTTGGATGACTCTCATGCTCTTAGCGAAGGAAAAAACAGCTAAGATTATTACAGGAGTTTGTGCAGACTGTGAGGATCGAAAAGCGTGTGCTTCCAGTGTTCAGACCTTTAAACAAGTCCATGCGGACTGGCCGGAGCATCCTGTCGTACAAATTCAAGTCCGGCCGGATCAAGGGGGTACTGTCGAGCCGGAGTTTAGGGAAGGTGCCGAACCCAAGTCCGTTCGTCTGCAGGATTCCCGGGCGGGCTGGAGACAAAAGAGCCGGGAGAAAATTGAGGAATGGCTGCCCAGCATGGCAGCTGATGAAACCTATCCTATTCCAAAGTCCCGTCAGTGGCTGATCGAAGCGTTCGGAGCCTCTTCACTAGATAAGATTCCCTTTCCTGCTTTAGCCATCGATGATTCGTGTACTAACTGCGGAGTATGTGCCGCAATTTGTCCGCAGGGTGCATTGCAGAAGCGGGAAGAAAGAAATTCGGACCAGCAAAGCTCAGATCCCACAAAAGAGGAAAAGATCACGTCTCTGAGACTCATTTTCGAACCTCAGAAGTGTGTGCAATGCCAGCGTTGTGTGGAAACTTGCCGTTCACAATCCTTGACCTTTAATAATAAGCCGTTGTCCCAGCGGCTGCTGACTGGTAAAATATTAATCCACGAAGGTGGTCCAAAGTATTGTAGCCAATGCGGCAAACGTATTTTTGACAATGGAGAACTATGTTTGGCTTGTGCTACCAGCGATCCGGAGAAAAGGGGATTCTTCACTCTCTAA
- a CDS encoding prephenate dehydrogenase: MWNEFTNTINEQNLTPGWAGLRIPKACVLGLGLIGGSWAGALHQAGWDVCAVDPERASIDEAVKRGWLQTGWTAMPGFLDVDLIVLALPLEALEVGLDQLVGKIPKGTVVTDVGSIKAEICNKMLANQRDFCNFYFIGGHPMTGSEQSGFRVSDPDLFRGYPYVLTPSADCPKQVVQKLAETVQGFGAKVVFRKPVDHDADVAMVSHIPHLLAVTLTLAAQDASKEGESPLALAGRSFRDLTRIADSSPEMWKEIMVRNADAILDGLTLWEQRIRELKTSLQQGDRDTIAEAFRKAHAARKETLN; this comes from the coding sequence ATGTGGAATGAATTTACAAATACGATAAATGAACAAAATTTGACACCAGGATGGGCAGGCCTTCGAATACCGAAGGCTTGCGTCCTTGGTTTAGGATTGATTGGCGGTTCTTGGGCAGGGGCTTTGCACCAAGCCGGTTGGGATGTTTGCGCGGTCGACCCGGAAAGAGCCAGCATTGATGAGGCGGTGAAGAGGGGGTGGCTGCAAACAGGATGGACAGCTATGCCGGGATTTTTAGATGTTGATTTAATCGTATTAGCCCTTCCCCTTGAGGCTTTGGAGGTGGGTCTGGATCAATTGGTGGGAAAGATTCCTAAGGGAACGGTTGTAACTGATGTGGGGAGCATAAAAGCAGAGATTTGTAACAAAATGTTAGCTAATCAAAGGGATTTTTGTAACTTCTATTTTATTGGCGGGCATCCTATGACGGGTTCGGAACAATCTGGTTTTAGAGTCTCTGATCCCGACCTTTTTAGAGGGTATCCGTATGTATTAACTCCTTCAGCGGATTGCCCGAAGCAAGTGGTTCAAAAACTAGCGGAAACCGTGCAGGGGTTTGGCGCTAAAGTTGTTTTTCGAAAGCCGGTCGATCATGATGCAGACGTAGCAATGGTCAGTCATATCCCTCATTTGTTAGCAGTAACTTTAACGTTAGCCGCCCAGGATGCTTCAAAAGAGGGGGAATCACCCTTGGCGTTAGCTGGAAGAAGTTTTCGGGATTTGACGCGTATTGCTGACAGTTCCCCGGAAATGTGGAAGGAAATTATGGTTAGGAATGCTGATGCAATCTTGGACGGTCTAACTCTTTGGGAACAACGAATTAGAGAATTAAAAACCTCCCTCCAGCAGGGAGACAGAGACACTATTGCGGAAGCGTTTCGCAAAGCCCATGCTGCGCGGAAAGAAACTTTAAATTAA
- the aroF gene encoding 3-deoxy-7-phosphoheptulonate synthase, with protein sequence MIVVMKMGSTVEQIEEVSARLTEEGFKVHLSQGVERTIIGAIGDRTRLEALDLEALLCVDKVVPILAPYKLVSREFHPTDSIIRIGDQEIGGRRVHVMAGPCAVESRSQILETAQAVREAGATFLRGGAFKPRTSPYSFQGLEEEGLRYLAEAREKTGLLVITEVIDARDVPLVADYADVLQIGARNMQNFILLKEVAKCGKPVLLKRGPSATLEEWMMAAEYIMDGGNYQVMFCERGIRTFESYTRNTLDLSMVPALHALSHLPVIIDPSHGTGKWHLVHPMAKAALAAGADGLIVEVHPHPEKAVSDGKQSLTPERFQMMMADLVRLTSALDRELGEVGKHVE encoded by the coding sequence ATGATCGTTGTTATGAAAATGGGTTCGACGGTAGAGCAGATTGAAGAGGTGTCCGCACGTTTAACGGAAGAAGGTTTCAAAGTTCATCTTTCCCAAGGAGTTGAAAGAACAATTATAGGGGCTATTGGGGACCGAACGCGACTCGAAGCCCTTGATTTAGAAGCACTGCTTTGTGTAGACAAAGTTGTGCCCATTCTGGCACCCTACAAACTAGTTAGCCGGGAGTTTCACCCAACAGACAGTATTATTCGCATAGGTGATCAGGAAATTGGCGGGCGCAGGGTCCATGTTATGGCTGGTCCTTGTGCTGTTGAAAGTCGGTCTCAGATTTTAGAAACCGCGCAAGCAGTGCGTGAAGCAGGTGCCACCTTTTTGCGTGGAGGTGCTTTCAAGCCTCGTACCTCCCCTTATTCCTTTCAAGGATTAGAAGAAGAAGGATTGCGTTATTTGGCTGAAGCTCGGGAGAAAACGGGTCTTTTGGTGATTACTGAGGTTATTGATGCCCGGGACGTTCCATTGGTGGCTGATTATGCTGACGTTCTGCAAATCGGTGCTCGGAACATGCAGAACTTTATCCTCCTCAAAGAAGTAGCCAAGTGCGGGAAACCTGTTCTTCTGAAAAGAGGTCCTTCAGCAACTTTAGAAGAATGGATGATGGCAGCCGAATACATCATGGATGGCGGGAATTATCAAGTAATGTTCTGCGAACGGGGGATCCGAACCTTTGAAAGCTACACTCGAAATACTTTGGATTTAAGTATGGTCCCGGCCTTACATGCCCTTTCCCACTTACCGGTCATTATTGACCCCAGTCATGGGACGGGAAAATGGCATTTAGTCCATCCTATGGCGAAAGCAGCTCTTGCCGCAGGAGCAGACGGTTTAATTGTCGAAGTTCATCCCCATCCTGAAAAAGCTGTTTCAGATGGAAAACAGTCCTTAACACCTGAAAGGTTTCAGATGATGATGGCTGATCTGGTAAGGCTTACTTCCGCACTAGATCGGGAATTGGGGGAAGTGGGTAAGCATGTGGAATGA
- a CDS encoding NAD(P)/FAD-dependent oxidoreductase — MKEYQVIVVGGGAAGMMAAGQAAKGGAKVLLLEKKERLGRKIAISGKGRCNITNVENVSDFISHYPGNGRFLHGILRDFDNVALREFLAGYGVETKVERGGRVFPVSDDAEKIVEALSTFIKDMGVEVQSGITVEEILVENGHVIGVKGAGSKRYLAPAVIVCTGGASYPATGSNGDGFRFARKLGHSVITPRPALVPLKTAEEWVKELQGLALRNVEASLWMGGKKQKTEFGEMLFTHFGVSGPIILTLSRQAGDALREGKQVELRINLKPALSAEQLDSRVQRDFQKYSNKLFKNALDDLLPQSLIPVLIRLSGINPEGVVHQISREERKCLVRLLQGLSLTITETLSIETAIVTAGGVNVKEINPKTMASKRVEGLYWAGEVVDVDGITGGYNLQAAFAMGYRAGQAAGDFV; from the coding sequence ATGAAGGAGTATCAAGTTATTGTAGTAGGCGGCGGAGCAGCCGGTATGATGGCTGCCGGTCAAGCTGCGAAAGGGGGCGCAAAGGTTCTATTACTGGAAAAGAAGGAACGCTTAGGCCGAAAGATTGCAATTTCAGGCAAGGGGCGCTGTAATATAACCAATGTAGAAAATGTATCGGATTTTATCAGCCATTATCCTGGGAATGGACGCTTCTTACACGGTATTTTGCGGGATTTTGATAATGTTGCCTTGCGCGAATTCTTGGCCGGCTATGGGGTCGAGACTAAAGTTGAACGTGGAGGACGTGTTTTTCCGGTCTCCGATGATGCAGAGAAAATCGTTGAGGCTCTATCAACCTTTATAAAAGATATGGGAGTTGAGGTACAATCAGGAATCACTGTGGAGGAAATTTTAGTTGAGAATGGACATGTCATAGGGGTGAAAGGGGCAGGCTCTAAACGTTATTTAGCCCCGGCGGTGATTGTATGTACCGGAGGGGCTTCCTATCCTGCGACCGGATCTAACGGGGATGGGTTTCGATTTGCCCGAAAACTAGGTCACAGCGTGATTACCCCTCGACCAGCCTTAGTTCCTCTTAAAACTGCTGAAGAATGGGTGAAAGAGCTGCAGGGACTTGCCCTCCGAAATGTTGAGGCATCATTATGGATGGGCGGGAAGAAGCAGAAAACTGAATTTGGAGAAATGTTGTTCACGCATTTTGGGGTATCCGGTCCGATTATTTTGACATTGAGCCGACAAGCGGGAGATGCTCTTCGTGAAGGGAAACAAGTCGAGCTTAGGATTAATCTGAAGCCTGCTCTATCCGCAGAACAGTTAGATAGCCGAGTTCAGCGGGATTTTCAAAAATATAGCAATAAGCTGTTTAAGAATGCCTTGGATGACCTTTTACCTCAAAGTTTGATTCCGGTTTTAATCCGTCTAAGTGGGATAAATCCTGAAGGGGTTGTACATCAAATTAGTCGTGAAGAACGTAAGTGCTTGGTCAGACTCCTGCAAGGGCTGTCTCTGACGATTACAGAAACCCTTTCCATAGAAACCGCAATTGTAACAGCAGGGGGAGTAAACGTCAAAGAAATTAACCCAAAAACCATGGCTTCAAAACGTGTGGAAGGACTTTATTGGGCTGGCGAGGTTGTTGATGTTGACGGCATAACGGGTGGCTATAACCTTCAAGCTGCCTTCGCCATGGGGTACAGGGCAGGACAGGCTGCGGGGGATTTTGTTTGA
- a CDS encoding cation:proton antiporter → MENLVFQVGTALLLIAIVSMLAAKLKLSNIPFLIVLGMLLGSHAPTIGIFDFSFSASKEIIDFLGKIGVLFLLFYLGLEFSVRKLISLGNKIVFGGTVYVFSNFLLGLAFGILAGFPLYETLIISGMMSVSSTAMVAKVLIDLKRTGNSETELILGMILFDDIFLAVFLSIMSGVLLGGATSLGGLIISVAISLGYMLLFFLIARKGTPFLNKFLNISSSEVFVIVIFSSLFFVAGFSENLHVAEAIGALLFGLALSETEHVKRIAHNVVPFRDFFGAVFFFSFGLGIDPRTLGGAVWIALAGALITIIVNLVSGMIAGKNAGLSHKASTNIGLTIMVRGEFTIIVANLGIAAGLMPLLKSFTAVYVLILAIVGPLIAKESKHIYNGLNKLFKWNQA, encoded by the coding sequence ATGGAAAATTTGGTCTTTCAGGTTGGAACGGCACTGTTATTAATTGCGATAGTATCTATGTTGGCGGCAAAGCTAAAGCTCTCAAATATACCGTTTTTAATTGTCCTTGGTATGCTGCTTGGTTCACATGCCCCAACTATCGGAATCTTTGATTTCTCATTTTCCGCAAGTAAAGAGATTATCGATTTTCTTGGAAAAATTGGAGTTCTTTTTCTTCTCTTTTATTTGGGATTAGAATTCTCTGTTCGGAAATTGATCTCACTGGGGAACAAAATTGTTTTTGGAGGAACCGTTTACGTTTTTTCAAATTTCTTACTTGGCTTAGCCTTTGGAATATTAGCTGGATTTCCGCTGTACGAAACCTTAATTATTTCGGGTATGATGTCGGTATCCTCTACGGCAATGGTAGCTAAGGTTTTGATTGACTTAAAACGAACAGGGAACTCTGAGACAGAACTCATCTTAGGGATGATATTATTTGATGATATTTTCCTGGCTGTATTTCTATCAATCATGTCAGGAGTGCTCCTTGGAGGGGCAACATCTTTGGGAGGACTCATTATTTCTGTAGCAATCTCACTTGGATACATGCTATTATTTTTCTTGATTGCCAGAAAAGGAACTCCATTTTTGAACAAGTTTTTAAATATCTCTTCAAGCGAGGTATTCGTTATTGTTATATTTTCTTCTTTGTTTTTCGTTGCTGGATTCTCAGAGAATTTGCATGTTGCAGAAGCTATTGGGGCTTTATTATTTGGGCTGGCCCTCTCTGAAACTGAGCACGTGAAGAGAATTGCCCATAATGTTGTTCCGTTTCGGGATTTCTTTGGGGCGGTGTTCTTCTTTAGCTTTGGTTTAGGCATTGACCCTAGAACCCTTGGAGGTGCAGTATGGATAGCACTGGCTGGGGCACTGATTACTATCATCGTAAATCTAGTATCCGGCATGATCGCAGGGAAGAACGCAGGACTGTCCCATAAGGCCTCAACCAATATAGGGCTTACTATTATGGTGCGGGGAGAATTTACGATTATCGTGGCAAATCTGGGGATAGCTGCGGGGCTTATGCCGTTGCTTAAATCGTTTACTGCTGTGTATGTCTTGATATTGGCCATTGTAGGACCTTTGATTGCAAAAGAGTCGAAACATATCTATAATGGGTTGAACAAACTATTTAAATGGAATCAAGCATAA
- a CDS encoding HutP family protein translates to MAQSKKIALAALKMAMTESREEEIHLKESYLKIGVKTAAVDYGGEYVASIRKIVERAIVAAKREGVIQETHGDEGAVAGATREALTQIMNKAMGLNIGGKIGIARQSDHLSVAVFFGIGLLHLDEVAVGLGHRVAPKE, encoded by the coding sequence ATGGCACAAAGTAAAAAGATCGCACTTGCTGCCTTAAAGATGGCTATGACAGAAAGTCGGGAAGAAGAGATCCATTTAAAAGAGTCCTATCTGAAAATTGGTGTTAAGACTGCAGCAGTTGATTACGGCGGAGAATATGTCGCTTCGATCCGAAAGATTGTCGAACGTGCTATAGTAGCCGCTAAACGCGAAGGGGTTATTCAAGAGACTCATGGAGATGAGGGAGCGGTAGCCGGAGCGACTCGGGAAGCGTTAACTCAGATAATGAACAAAGCCATGGGGTTGAATATTGGCGGAAAAATTGGGATCGCACGTCAGAGTGATCATTTGAGTGTTGCCGTATTTTTTGGAATTGGGCTCTTGCATTTAGATGAGGTAGCTGTCGGATTGGGACATCGCGTCGCTCCCAAGGAATAA